The genome window AAGGCAACGTGTAACAGACTTACACATCATTAGGTCAAATAAGTTTAGTGAAGGGTTatctttgtcttattttctaATCAACAAAGCACAATCTACATAGTGTAAGGGGAGCAGTGTAACCTTTTTAAAAACCCACTGGGTTCTGGTCACCCACCGGAACCAGTGATCTTATCATCAAagggtttttctttcattgttggTTTTCTCCTTGTTTGCACTGTGAAGTTTAGAATGGTGGATGTATCACTGCAACACCTCAGCCTTGTCTCATAGGTGAACTTCCCCTTCTCAGCATCCAACGAGCAGGCAAATCATCTTTGACTTTTCTCCCAGCGACTTCTGGACACTCGCAGCATTAGAAGCCCCCTCCATTTAATCCATGAAAGCCCAAGTTGAAATAAAAGTTAACCAGAAGCTACCTAGTATTGTTCACGCAAACAGAGTAAGGGTGATAGTGAAGGTTGAGGCAAGATCTGAGATGTTGCCCAGGATATCTCCACCACAGAGATATATGTTTGTTATATTATGTAATAAATttataattaaaacatgaaCTGCATCAAAGCCTTGTTCCTGTTAACTCAGTGTCTCACTAGTAAAATGATGTTCCATTGTGAATTATTGGGAGTCAATgccacacaaaacaaatataaatagaAACTATTTATATGCATTGCCTCTGtacccatcatcatcatctagaAATAATTGGTGTGTTAAATTGAGTGTCACCATCTGCcagaaaacagttttaaaattcATTCGGCATTCCTGCtaatatgaatgaatgtacaCACAACCACCTCAAATCATCATGAAGGACACAGCTGGCTGAGTGTTTCACAGGAGTTCAATTCAGCTGATGTCCACTCATACATGACTGGTGGTTGCATCTTATAATATGCTGAAGTTGACTACTCGGATACCGCTGGATCACACCAAGTCAGAAAGAGACACAGTAACAATCTGGTTACACGGTACATCAAATCTTCATTGAACACatgctgaaaaacagacttttacaTCATAAAATGATTGCAAGAAAAAGTGCCAACAGACGCAGCTCCCTGCTGGCACTGCACACAACACTACAAACATCGAGAACAGCAGCAAATGCGGTTCATAATCACACGTTCCCTTTGTTCTGATCAGCCCCAGAGGAAGATGAATTATCCATGAGACGATAAGAGGGTTTGGAGGATCTGTAAACATCTATCAGACTGACTCAGGACTTTCTGCTTTCAATCCATCCTCATCTGCTTCTGAATTATCTTCCTTCTTCTCCAGGTCAAAGTTCTGTAGGTGTGCAACAAAATGTAATCAACAGAAACATGCTTTCATTCCAAACCTCTTAGACAGCTCATTTCAGcaacaaacaaaggaaattcattaaaaaatgttcaatatgaacaaaaaatagacattaaaaaaatttaaTGCTCTTGGAGTTCATGAATAATCTAGTTCAGATAATGGAGATTTAGAGTGactttctgaaacatttctatTAAAACAACAATGACAGATTATAAACCAACTGTGGAGTTCCTTATAgcataaaactttttttttttttttgcatcaaatGTCCATTAGTCAGGGTTATATAAAACTACAGCAGCATATCAGCGACCAGACTGTGCTTTGATATTCAGAGGTGTACCTCTAATTCTTGCATCACTTCATCCATGAAATCACTGGGGTTTTGCTTGTAGTCCACTGCTCTCTTGATCATCTCTCTGAACATCTGTTGTGACAGTTTCAGTCAGAACTATCAACACACAGGAGCATTCATCTGGACAATTTATGAGATTATACTGAACTACAGGCTCAATTCATTTGATGCTTTGGCTTATGAAAGGAGCATCACATATCCTGTTCTAACTTCTTGTTGAGAATGACCATAAAAATTACATACAGTCAACTATAAAACTATGAATGAGTTTGAAATGCAGGTCACTGGCATTAAAGCTAGGGTTGGTAATgtattttagaagcattttttgttgtatttgttgaaattcACAACAAATCAAATTGCTCTgacaacaaaaaaggaaaaaaatcagtaCCTGTGACTGGTGCAAGCCTATAATAAGCtcatccaatcatttcatttaggTCTAATGAAATGACTAGATGGCCTACCTATGTACCTGCCCATCTGCTCGCACTCAGCCCATGCATGACCAGAGTCTTCTACAAGGCTAGGCTGATATAGTGTTAAAGCAAACCCCATGAGAGGCATGAAGAGAGGGGATGTAATTTTTCGGTTGTGTACTTTCAAAATCTGTCTTACTCTGTCTAGTTTCTCCAACATTACCAATTCCAGTTTTAATACagtagaatttaaaaaaaaagccttcaaaCCTTAACTACATTTGTCCCATCAGCAGCTGATACAAAGTAAAATGGGAGTCCTTGCTTCTTCCCAAAGTTAAAGCTTCTCTGTGTCACCTTCAAATCAGCtgcaaatatgaaaaaacaaacatgttcacaTCTATAAGTCAGTTTTTGGTCAAATAATTGATCAAAAGCAAATAGACAACATGTGCAAACTAAAGAAACATGTTTACTTATCGTGCtgtaatattcacatttaataCTTATTAATCGtaagaattaaatattcattgTTATGTGCGCAGCATCAGAGGCAGACTCACCATCAATTTTGTTGGCAACCACACAACAGGGTATCTCCGGTCTGTACTCTCTCACCTCCTTATACCAGTTAGCCAGATTCTTATATGTGATCTTCCTTTGAACATCAAAGACctaagagaaagaagagaagttTACAAAGGAGTTCAGCTTCTTTACTGACAGCATGGCACCTCCCCAGCAGTCGTCTAACAAGGTTCGCCATCTTCATCTTAAGTGTTTGTGCCTGAAGGAACGAGCAAAGTGTACATGTAGGGCTGCATCTTAACCAGAACAGATTGCTAGATTTCATAATCTCTTCTTTACTGTGCCAAAATGCACAGGAGGGCCAAGTGGTGTGTAAATTAAACAATAttttgtttcaggttttgtacatttttattgtaacttttgttaaaataatcagaatttaaTTATTCCTTACTTTTCTGAATATTTGTTATAGTTGCCTATTATTCTCAGGTTACCCCTCTGCAAGGGGCAGGCTAAATGGCTACTGAAAGGCGTTTGAAGCCTTGAATCCCAGTGTGTCTTACcatgatgcatgcatgtgctttgtGATAGTATGACGGATGCATGCTCTGAAATCTCTCCTGACCAGCAGTGTCCCAGAAATCTGTGTTTAAAGAAAAGATCCCTGCTGGTTTAAGCTTTGCAGACGATTTTCAACCGGGTAAAACTATTTCCTACAATCACTGAGAGCAGAACAAAAGCAACTGCACACTACATACCAACCGCTACTTTCTTGTTTCCTAcagtggctgtgtgtttgtagaggGTCAAAGCATAGGTTGACAGCTGCTGGGGACGACTGCAGAAAGCGTTAAGGATCTTAACCTCTGATCTGCTTGGTTAGAGGCATGCCAGCCTGACCTTAAACAGCATGCTCATGTGCGTACAATGGTGGCTATGGTATGATGACATAAAATTACTGATACAGATGTTTCACTATAATTTTCTATAGCTGTTAAAGGATACTATTCGTCCATGAGGAACCTCTCCATCAGTctatgagagagagaaacagtcaACAACAACGTAATGTTACACAGGACAACATGTCTATCTACTGAGCAATGCTACAGAATGTGATGAACCACGACGCAGTTACAAGCCTCAGCGAACTGCAGCCAATACTCACTTAGATTTACCAACTGCGCTGTCTCCCAAACAGATGATCTTCACTTCTTCATCTGCATCATATTTATTTTGGTCCAATTCAGGGATGCTGCTGACGTCGCCTGCcatttcccccccttttttaatttttactttCTATCGCCTTGACGAGGATGCTTGTATTAGCCAGTGCTAGCCAAGACGAAAGTATAAACACCTGAAATAAATTATGTAAGCTCCTATAGAAGTTAGCATCCGACGGCTATCGACAACAAGAACAGCGTTAACTAGCCTGCCATTGGTTAGCTGAGGTTGACATCGTGTGGTTCGGCTCGATATCGTTCATTTCACTTCGTTCGTCGGTCCTCACATCAACAAAACTGATGCTACCTGAAACCGAGAATGATACAAACACGGTCATGGATTATATTTGTCTTCTTAAAGGTCTCTTGT of Chelmon rostratus isolate fCheRos1 chromosome 6, fCheRos1.pri, whole genome shotgun sequence contains these proteins:
- the rabl2 gene encoding RAB, member of RAS oncogene family-like 2, yielding MAGDVSSIPELDQNKYDADEEVKIICLGDSAVGKSKLMERFLMDEYRPQQLSTYALTLYKHTATVGNKKVAVDFWDTAGQERFQSMHPSYYHKAHACIMVFDVQRKITYKNLANWYKEVREYRPEIPCCVVANKIDADLKVTQRSFNFGKKQGLPFYFVSAADGTNVVKMFREMIKRAVDYKQNPSDFMDEVMQELENFDLEKKEDNSEADEDGLKAESPESV